A window of Corallococcus macrosporus DSM 14697 contains these coding sequences:
- a CDS encoding LLM class flavin-dependent oxidoreductase has translation MKLSVLDHSIVVRGSQPREAFQNTVELARAAEQLGYHRFWLAEHHGSGHFAGVAPEILVAHVAAATSRIRVGTGGVLLSNYSPFKVAEVFRLLETLHPGRIDLGIGRTSGSTDLVAKALAYGTPMPNEGFPTKLEDLVAFLSGAKPATAEFEKLSLKTMAPGMPQVWALGSGEQSAALAARMGLSFCFAHFFNPVHGAPVTRGYREHFKPSQVQAAPRSAVSVYVICAPTEQEARRIARSSDLLTINTRRGRPEEPIPSIEEAEAYPYTPEDLATLEFDRKRVVCGAPDQVKERLMAMAAEFQADELLITTIIHDHRARLRSYELLADAFALAR, from the coding sequence GTGAAGCTCAGTGTCCTCGACCATTCCATCGTCGTCCGCGGCAGCCAGCCACGTGAGGCCTTCCAGAACACGGTGGAGCTGGCCCGGGCGGCCGAGCAGCTCGGGTATCACCGCTTCTGGCTCGCCGAGCACCACGGCTCCGGACACTTCGCGGGCGTTGCGCCTGAAATCCTGGTCGCGCACGTGGCGGCGGCCACGTCTCGCATCCGCGTGGGCACCGGCGGCGTCCTGCTGTCGAACTACAGCCCCTTCAAGGTCGCCGAGGTCTTCCGGTTGCTGGAGACGCTCCACCCGGGCCGTATCGACCTGGGCATTGGCCGGACGTCGGGCAGCACGGACCTGGTGGCCAAGGCCCTGGCCTACGGCACGCCCATGCCCAACGAGGGGTTCCCGACGAAGCTGGAGGACCTGGTCGCCTTCCTGTCGGGCGCGAAGCCCGCGACGGCGGAGTTCGAGAAGCTGAGCCTGAAGACCATGGCGCCGGGCATGCCGCAGGTCTGGGCGCTGGGCTCCGGTGAGCAGAGCGCGGCGCTGGCGGCGCGGATGGGCCTGTCCTTCTGCTTCGCCCACTTCTTCAACCCCGTCCACGGCGCTCCGGTGACGCGGGGATACCGCGAGCACTTCAAGCCGTCCCAGGTGCAGGCGGCGCCCCGCTCCGCGGTCAGCGTCTACGTCATCTGTGCCCCGACCGAGCAGGAGGCCCGGCGAATAGCGCGCAGCAGCGACCTGCTCACCATCAACACCCGCCGGGGCCGCCCCGAGGAGCCCATCCCCTCCATCGAGGAGGCGGAGGCCTACCCCTATACGCCCGAGGACCTGGCGACGCTCGAGTTCGACCGCAAGCGCGTCGTGTGTGGCGCACCGGACCAGGTGAAGGAACGGCTGATGGCCATGGCCGCCGAATTCCAGGCGGACGAGCTCCTCATCACCACCATCATCCACGACCACCGCGCCCGGCTCCGCTCGTACGAGCTGCTCGCGGACGCGTTCGCCCTCGCGCGCTGA
- a CDS encoding cyclic peptide export ABC transporter has translation MNLLILLLRRSRGFVALAVCFGLMTGAASAGLIAYINDVLARGGGLADRGSLLGFATLGVLMLGARVGSQLLLTRLQTNTTFALRDQLSQRILATPLRRLEELGTPRLLATLIDDVQAVTQGLLCVPPLLINGGIILGCMTYLAVMSRMVFAALLVFALLGAVSYLLPLRHIMGLLRDSRQTNDRFFGDLRSLTQGLKELKLHEGRRKAFLLQELFPTAQTLKQLQQRVSSLHALTTSWGMSLFFFFIGLLLFALPGFTHVPATTLVGYTLAVLYLQQPLDASMTLLPMLGAGTVALRHIEALALVPAESGPLATTPLAPPVAPARIDLVGVTHAYRRDSEDLPFTLGPIDLTLRPGEILFIVGGNGSGKTTLAKLITGLYAPESGAVHVNGQPVTDETRELYRQHFATVFSDFHLFDSLLGLAEGGRADKVRAYLTRLQLERKVRIDAHGALSTTDLSTGQRKRLALLTAYLEDRPVYLFDEWAADQDPLFKEVFYRELLPDLKAAGKAVVVISHDDRYFDVADHLLRLESGAISAAPSHRETEASA, from the coding sequence GTGAACCTGCTCATCCTGCTGCTGCGCAGGTCCCGTGGATTCGTGGCACTCGCCGTGTGCTTCGGGCTGATGACGGGCGCCGCGAGCGCCGGGCTCATCGCGTACATCAATGACGTCCTGGCCAGGGGTGGCGGGCTCGCGGACCGGGGGAGCCTCCTCGGCTTCGCCACACTGGGAGTGCTCATGCTAGGCGCCCGCGTCGGCTCCCAGTTGCTGCTGACGCGGCTGCAGACGAACACCACGTTCGCGCTGAGAGATCAGCTCAGCCAGCGCATCCTCGCGACGCCGCTGCGCCGGCTGGAGGAGCTGGGCACCCCGCGCCTGCTGGCGACGCTCATCGACGACGTCCAGGCCGTCACGCAGGGGCTGCTGTGCGTTCCGCCGCTGCTCATCAACGGCGGCATCATCCTGGGCTGCATGACGTACCTGGCCGTCATGTCGCGGATGGTGTTCGCGGCGCTGCTCGTCTTCGCGCTGCTGGGCGCCGTCAGCTACCTGCTGCCCCTGCGGCACATCATGGGACTGCTGCGCGACTCACGGCAGACGAATGACCGCTTCTTCGGCGACCTGCGCTCGCTCACGCAGGGCCTGAAGGAGCTGAAGCTGCACGAAGGCCGGCGCAAGGCCTTCCTCCTCCAGGAGCTGTTCCCCACCGCCCAGACGCTCAAGCAGCTCCAGCAGCGCGTCTCCTCCCTTCACGCCCTGACGACGAGCTGGGGCATGAGCCTGTTCTTCTTCTTCATCGGCCTGCTGCTGTTCGCGCTGCCGGGCTTCACCCACGTGCCCGCGACCACGCTGGTGGGGTACACGCTGGCCGTCCTCTACCTCCAGCAGCCGCTGGATGCGTCCATGACGTTGCTGCCCATGCTGGGCGCGGGCACGGTGGCGCTGCGCCACATCGAGGCGCTGGCGCTGGTCCCCGCGGAGTCCGGGCCGCTCGCCACCACGCCGCTGGCGCCGCCCGTCGCGCCCGCCCGGATCGACCTGGTGGGCGTCACGCACGCCTACCGCCGCGACAGCGAGGACCTCCCCTTCACGCTCGGCCCCATCGACCTGACGCTGCGCCCGGGAGAAATCCTCTTCATCGTCGGCGGCAACGGCAGCGGCAAGACGACGCTGGCCAAGCTCATCACCGGCCTCTACGCGCCGGAGTCCGGCGCGGTGCACGTCAACGGACAGCCGGTGACGGACGAGACGCGGGAGCTCTACCGCCAGCACTTCGCGACGGTGTTCTCCGACTTCCACCTGTTCGACTCGCTGCTGGGCCTGGCCGAGGGAGGCCGGGCCGACAAGGTCCGCGCCTACCTCACGAGGCTCCAGTTGGAGCGCAAGGTCCGCATCGACGCGCACGGCGCCCTCTCCACCACGGACCTGTCCACGGGCCAGCGCAAGCGCCTGGCGCTGCTGACGGCCTATCTGGAGGACCGCCCCGTGTACCTCTTCGACGAGTGGGCCGCGGACCAGGACCCCTTGTTCAAGGAGGTCTTCTACCGGGAGCTGCTCCCGGACCTGAAGGCCGCGGGCAAGGCCGTGGTCGTCATCAGCCACGACGACCGGTACTTCGACGTCGCGGACCACCTCCTCCGCCTGGAGTCTGGCGCCATCAGCGCCGCCCCCTCCCACCGGGAGACCGAAGCCTCCGCGTGA